The following are encoded together in the Mumia sp. Pv4-285 genome:
- the hpt gene encoding hypoxanthine phosphoribosyltransferase, with the protein MDAKQIEGDLALDQTYIPESEIQARLRELAGDISRDYEGKDLLLVGVLKGAVMVMADLARALDRDVEMDWMAVSSYGSGTTSSGVVRILKDLDADLTDRHVLIVEDIIDSGLTLSWLTSNLRSRKPASVEICTLLRKPEALKMAVDVRYVGFDIPNAFVVGYGLDFDERYRNLRDIATLAPHVYS; encoded by the coding sequence GTGGACGCGAAGCAGATCGAGGGTGACCTCGCGCTCGACCAGACCTACATCCCCGAGTCAGAGATCCAGGCGCGGCTCCGTGAGCTCGCCGGTGACATCTCCCGGGACTACGAGGGCAAGGACCTCCTTCTCGTGGGCGTCCTCAAGGGCGCCGTGATGGTGATGGCCGACCTCGCCCGCGCGCTCGACCGCGACGTCGAGATGGACTGGATGGCGGTCTCCTCGTACGGGTCGGGGACGACCTCGTCGGGCGTGGTCCGGATCCTCAAGGACCTCGACGCCGACCTCACCGATCGTCACGTGCTGATCGTCGAGGACATCATCGACTCGGGGCTCACCCTGTCGTGGCTCACCTCGAACCTCCGCTCGCGCAAGCCGGCGTCGGTCGAGATCTGCACGCTGCTGCGCAAGCCCGAGGCGCTGAAGATGGCCGTCGACGTCCGCTACGTCGGGTTCGACATCCCGAACGCCTTCGTCGTTGGCTACGGGCTCGACTTCGACGAGCGCTACCGCAACCTCCGCGACATCGCGACGCTCGCCCCGCACGTCTACTCCTGA
- the tilS gene encoding tRNA lysidine(34) synthetase TilS: MDGSAAGDGRPDPAVSRGRRAVSDALLDLPADAGVVVGVSGGADSLALAVLTAYVGTRRDLRVRAIVVDHGLQAESAQVAQAAADAVRRLGTEADVVRVEVGSAGGPEAAARTARQTALATYADEHGCAAVLLGHTRDDQAETVLLGLARGSGARSLAGMSPRTGLWRRPLLGLTRADTEQVCRAVGASWWDDPHNLDRRYARVRVRLDVLPGLEDALGPGVGASLARTADLLRDDADLLDDLAAAAYEQSARDDGSLDVAELVALPRALRTRVLRAAAIAAGCPATDLTAAHVTDLERLVVRWRGQGGPALPGGITAVRDGAVLAFGRAGTRR; the protein is encoded by the coding sequence GTGGACGGCTCAGCTGCCGGTGACGGCCGACCCGACCCGGCGGTGTCGCGCGGCCGCCGTGCCGTGTCCGACGCGCTGCTCGACCTCCCCGCCGACGCCGGTGTCGTCGTGGGTGTCTCCGGCGGCGCCGACTCGCTCGCCCTGGCGGTGCTGACGGCGTACGTCGGGACGCGCCGCGACCTCCGGGTGCGGGCGATCGTCGTGGACCACGGGCTCCAGGCGGAGTCCGCGCAGGTCGCGCAGGCCGCGGCCGACGCCGTACGCCGACTCGGCACGGAGGCCGACGTCGTCCGCGTCGAGGTCGGGTCGGCGGGCGGGCCGGAGGCTGCGGCACGTACGGCACGACAGACGGCGCTGGCGACGTACGCCGACGAGCACGGCTGCGCCGCTGTCCTCCTGGGCCACACCCGCGACGACCAGGCGGAGACCGTCCTCCTCGGACTCGCGCGCGGCTCGGGCGCACGATCGCTCGCCGGGATGTCTCCACGGACGGGTCTCTGGCGCCGGCCGCTGCTCGGTCTCACGCGTGCGGACACCGAGCAGGTCTGCCGCGCCGTCGGAGCGTCGTGGTGGGACGACCCGCACAACCTCGACCGCCGGTACGCCCGGGTGCGGGTGCGCCTCGACGTCCTTCCCGGGCTCGAGGACGCGCTGGGCCCCGGCGTCGGCGCCTCCCTCGCGCGTACCGCGGACCTCCTTCGAGACGACGCCGACCTCCTCGACGACCTCGCCGCAGCGGCGTACGAGCAGTCGGCCCGCGACGACGGCTCCCTCGACGTCGCCGAGCTGGTGGCCCTTCCTCGCGCACTGCGCACCCGGGTGCTCCGGGCGGCCGCGATCGCCGCGGGGTGCCCCGCGACGGACCTCACCGCCGCGCACGTCACCGACCTCGAGCGGCTCGTCGTGCGATGGCGCGGTCAGGGAGGCCCCGCGCTCCCCGGAGGGATCACGGCGGTGCGCGACGGCGCGGTGCTCGCGTTCGGCAGGGCGGGCACGCGGCGTTAG